Proteins from a genomic interval of Nocardioides jishulii:
- the dapF gene encoding diaminopimelate epimerase, whose amino-acid sequence MSYPFLKGHGTENDFVLLPDHDGSLHGELPVERVRALCDRRAGIGGDGVLRVVRTEALGESGPEWFMDYRNSDGSVSEMCGNGVRVFARHLLDEGLVAADRPVEVATRGGVKVVTVSGDLLTVDMGKPLVGDPSTVSVGERAWTAANVDMGNPHAVAFVDDLSEAGSLLVAPGHDAGVYPHGVNVEFVVRRGEHHVAMRVHERGSGETRSCGTGACAVMVATALLDDAARGTAYAVDVPGGTLSITWTEDDRILMTGPAVLVARGETDL is encoded by the coding sequence GTGAGCTATCCCTTCCTCAAGGGCCACGGCACCGAGAACGACTTCGTGCTGCTGCCTGACCACGACGGCTCGCTCCACGGGGAGCTCCCCGTCGAGCGGGTGCGGGCGCTGTGCGACCGCCGCGCGGGCATCGGCGGCGACGGTGTCCTGCGCGTGGTCCGCACCGAAGCGTTGGGGGAGTCCGGCCCCGAGTGGTTCATGGACTACCGCAACTCCGACGGCTCGGTCTCGGAGATGTGCGGCAACGGGGTGCGGGTCTTCGCGCGTCACCTCCTCGACGAAGGTCTGGTCGCGGCCGACCGGCCCGTCGAGGTCGCCACCCGCGGGGGCGTCAAGGTGGTCACCGTCTCCGGTGACCTGCTGACCGTCGACATGGGCAAGCCGCTGGTGGGCGACCCGTCCACCGTCTCGGTGGGGGAGCGCGCGTGGACCGCGGCCAACGTCGACATGGGCAATCCGCACGCGGTCGCCTTCGTCGACGACCTGTCGGAGGCGGGCTCGTTGCTCGTGGCGCCCGGCCACGACGCCGGCGTCTACCCGCACGGGGTCAACGTCGAGTTCGTCGTACGACGCGGCGAGCACCACGTCGCCATGCGCGTGCACGAGCGTGGTTCGGGCGAGACCCGGAGCTGCGGCACCGGAGCCTGCGCGGTGATGGTCGCGACCGCACTGCTCGACGACGCGGCGCGGGGCACCGCGTACGCCGTCGACGTGCCCGGTGGCACGCTCTCGATCACCTGGACCGAGGACGACCGGATCCTGATGACTGGTCCGGCCGTGCTGGTGGCGCGCGGCGAGACCGACCTCTGA
- a CDS encoding GNAT family N-acetyltransferase — translation MRDLLTTASDTIEADFAALQSAISRSPSLSTADEPDATVYWSSEPLTLLNVVANARIAPDSVATRAPGLLAPFFRRGLPFQWVTTPSTTTPALEARLAQAGLLAREYPAMHTKLGAPIDPETPDDVFIDVAWPDGIEPASRAVLQALGHPAAQQDVTLGVLDTLDPSDNLFFVARSLRTGEVLGASTMHTRGASVMLANISTTPAARGRGIGRALGATMMNRAASIGIQTATMITNSRAYPTYVELGFRTQFTCVTWVWDPTR, via the coding sequence ATGCGAGACCTCCTCACCACGGCCTCAGACACGATCGAGGCCGACTTCGCGGCGCTGCAGAGCGCGATCTCCCGATCCCCCTCCCTGTCGACGGCCGACGAGCCCGACGCGACCGTCTACTGGTCGTCGGAACCACTCACGCTGCTCAACGTGGTGGCCAACGCGCGGATCGCCCCCGACTCCGTGGCGACGCGGGCGCCCGGGCTGCTCGCCCCCTTCTTCCGGCGGGGACTGCCCTTCCAGTGGGTCACCACGCCGTCGACGACCACCCCCGCACTGGAGGCGAGGCTCGCCCAGGCCGGCCTGCTCGCCCGCGAGTACCCGGCGATGCACACCAAGCTCGGCGCCCCCATCGACCCGGAGACGCCTGACGACGTCTTCATCGACGTCGCCTGGCCCGACGGGATCGAGCCGGCCAGCCGCGCCGTCCTCCAGGCGCTGGGGCATCCCGCAGCCCAGCAGGACGTCACCCTGGGCGTCCTCGACACCCTCGACCCCTCCGACAACCTCTTCTTCGTGGCCCGCAGCCTGCGGACGGGCGAGGTCCTTGGCGCGAGCACCATGCACACGCGAGGCGCCAGCGTCATGCTCGCCAACATCAGCACCACGCCTGCGGCCCGCGGTCGCGGCATCGGCCGCGCCCTGGGCGCCACCATGATGAACCGAGCCGCCTCGATCGGGATCCAGACAGCCACCATGATCACGAACTCCCGCGCCTACCCGACCTACGTCGAGCTCGGCTTCCGGACGCAGTTCACCTGCGTGACCTGGGTCTGGGACCCCACCCGCTGA
- a CDS encoding dihydrofolate reductase family protein, whose amino-acid sequence MSTIFYTGCSLDGYIADPHHDLSWLVTRDIDAGGAMGFETFQPRLGAAVMGASTWQWLLDHGEQAAMGGLATWVLTHREFQPVEGVSFVAADTLDDVRSVHAAASEAAGGKDVWLVGGGELVARFVEAGLVDELWVQLAPVTLGAGAPLLPARVELRLEEVVRNGDFVCTRYTVLGPGLAPVGE is encoded by the coding sequence ATGAGCACGATCTTCTACACCGGCTGCAGCCTGGACGGCTACATCGCCGACCCCCACCACGACCTGTCGTGGTTGGTGACGCGGGACATCGACGCGGGCGGCGCCATGGGCTTCGAGACGTTCCAGCCGCGCCTCGGCGCAGCGGTGATGGGAGCCTCCACGTGGCAGTGGTTGCTCGACCACGGTGAGCAGGCGGCAATGGGTGGCTTGGCGACCTGGGTCCTCACGCACCGGGAGTTCCAACCGGTCGAGGGGGTCTCGTTCGTCGCTGCCGACACCCTCGACGACGTACGCAGCGTGCACGCCGCAGCCTCCGAGGCGGCAGGGGGCAAGGACGTGTGGCTGGTCGGTGGCGGTGAACTGGTGGCGCGGTTCGTCGAGGCCGGCCTCGTCGACGAGCTCTGGGTGCAGCTGGCTCCCGTGACCCTGGGGGCGGGGGCGCCGCTGCTCCCGGCGCGCGTGGAGCTGCGGCTGGAGGAGGTCGTGCGCAACGGCGACTTCGTCTGCACCCGCTACACGGTCCTCGGCCCGGGCCTCGCCCCCGTGGGAGAATGA
- a CDS encoding ATP-dependent DNA helicase — translation MPAESPVREVLAAAVEALGGKERTGQVEMAEAVARAMTEQQHLVIQAGTGTGKSLGYLVPSLLNHDRVVVATATLALQHQLVERDIPRLVEAVGDRLDTTYAVLKGRSNYACLHRIREGVPDDQGVLVDIPEGSMGAEVLALRGWAEKESEAGGTGERDHAPRHTERVWRQVSVNHRECLGAARCAFAQECFAERAKEKAANSHLIVTNHSLLAIDAIEGVPMIPDYDVVVIDEAHELVSRVTQAATDELTVGDVERAARRSQKHVADKGDASTAADDLADAADALADALAATSAGRIETPGEQLSDALVLVRDAARSLVSAFGKDEADGDAGRTQAKGLAQEVFATAERMAAFKESDVLWLNEARERIPARLAVAPLQVWAQMRERLLTEKTVIFASATLMLGGDFNAVAGSLGLKPSERVDTGAGESAADDALPWRALDVGSPFDYARQGILYVARHLPDPGRDGLGKAQVDEIVDLIDAAQGRTLGLFSSRRAAEAAAEAVRERLPHLTTLAQGDAQLPELSRQFVEDPHTNLFGTLTLWQGLDVPGDTCQLVLIDRIPFPRPDDPLMSARSRAADKAGGNGFMQVSATHAALLLAQGVGRLIRTTEDKGVVAILDPRLATKRYGSFLKASLPPMWSTTDPAVVRQALGRIATAD, via the coding sequence GTGCCAGCAGAGTCGCCCGTCCGTGAGGTCCTTGCCGCCGCCGTCGAGGCGTTGGGGGGCAAGGAGCGCACCGGGCAGGTCGAGATGGCCGAGGCCGTCGCGCGGGCGATGACGGAGCAGCAGCACCTCGTCATCCAGGCCGGCACCGGCACCGGGAAGTCGCTCGGCTACCTCGTGCCGAGCCTGCTCAACCACGACCGCGTCGTGGTGGCGACGGCGACCCTGGCCCTGCAGCACCAGCTCGTCGAGCGCGACATCCCGCGGCTCGTCGAGGCGGTCGGCGACCGGCTCGACACGACGTACGCCGTCCTGAAGGGCCGTTCCAACTACGCCTGCCTGCACCGCATCCGTGAGGGCGTGCCCGACGACCAGGGCGTGCTCGTCGACATCCCCGAGGGGTCGATGGGCGCCGAGGTCCTCGCCCTGCGTGGCTGGGCCGAGAAGGAGTCCGAGGCTGGCGGCACGGGCGAGCGCGACCACGCGCCGCGCCACACCGAGCGGGTGTGGCGCCAGGTCAGCGTCAACCACCGCGAGTGCCTGGGGGCCGCACGCTGCGCCTTCGCCCAGGAGTGCTTCGCGGAGCGGGCCAAGGAGAAGGCCGCCAACTCCCACCTCATCGTCACCAACCACTCGCTCCTGGCCATCGACGCCATCGAGGGCGTGCCGATGATCCCCGACTACGACGTCGTGGTCATCGACGAGGCCCACGAGCTCGTCAGCCGCGTCACCCAGGCCGCCACCGACGAGCTCACCGTCGGAGACGTCGAGCGCGCGGCACGTCGTTCGCAGAAGCACGTCGCCGACAAGGGCGACGCCTCGACGGCGGCCGACGACCTGGCCGATGCCGCGGACGCGCTCGCCGACGCCCTGGCCGCCACCTCGGCAGGCCGGATCGAGACGCCGGGGGAGCAGCTCTCCGACGCGCTGGTGCTCGTGCGCGACGCCGCACGGTCGCTGGTCTCCGCCTTCGGCAAGGACGAGGCGGACGGTGACGCCGGGCGTACGCAGGCCAAGGGGTTGGCGCAGGAGGTCTTCGCGACCGCCGAGCGGATGGCCGCCTTCAAGGAGTCGGACGTGCTCTGGCTCAACGAGGCGCGTGAGCGGATCCCGGCCCGACTGGCCGTCGCTCCGCTCCAGGTCTGGGCGCAGATGCGCGAGCGGCTGCTCACCGAGAAGACCGTCATCTTCGCCTCCGCGACCCTGATGCTGGGGGGCGACTTCAACGCGGTCGCCGGCAGCCTCGGGCTCAAGCCGTCGGAGCGCGTGGACACCGGCGCCGGCGAGTCGGCGGCCGACGACGCGCTCCCGTGGCGGGCCCTCGACGTGGGCTCGCCCTTCGACTACGCGCGCCAGGGGATCCTCTACGTGGCCCGCCACCTCCCTGACCCCGGGCGCGACGGCCTGGGCAAGGCCCAGGTCGACGAGATCGTCGACCTGATCGACGCAGCGCAGGGGCGTACGTTGGGCCTCTTCTCGTCCCGTCGCGCCGCGGAGGCAGCCGCCGAGGCGGTCCGGGAGCGCCTGCCCCACCTGACCACGCTGGCCCAGGGCGACGCTCAGCTGCCCGAGCTGTCACGCCAGTTCGTCGAGGACCCGCACACGAACCTCTTCGGGACCCTGACGTTGTGGCAGGGGCTCGACGTGCCCGGCGACACCTGCCAGCTGGTCCTGATCGACCGGATCCCGTTCCCGCGTCCCGACGACCCGCTGATGTCGGCGCGCTCGCGAGCGGCGGACAAGGCGGGTGGCAACGGCTTCATGCAGGTCTCCGCGACCCACGCAGCGCTGCTGCTGGCCCAGGGGGTGGGTCGCCTGATCCGCACCACGGAGGACAAGGGCGTGGTGGCGATCCTCGACCCACGCCTCGCGACGAAGCGCTACGGCAGCTTCCTCAAGGCCAGCCTGCCGCCGATGTGGTCGACGACGGATCCCGCCGTGGTCCGTCAGGCCCTCGGCCGCATCGCGACCGCGGACTGA
- the nrdR gene encoding transcriptional regulator NrdR produces MHCPHCRHSDTRVLDSRVSEDGGQIRRRRACTDCGKRFSTVELMQLTVLKRSGASEPFNRDKAVQGVRKACKGRPVTEDQLACLGQEVEIALRSTGSAEIQAHEVGLAILAPLRDLDEVAYLRFASVYRAFESAADFEAEIAVMRAERSADVVPTG; encoded by the coding sequence ATGCACTGCCCGCACTGCCGGCACAGCGACACCCGGGTCCTCGACTCACGGGTGTCGGAGGACGGCGGCCAGATCCGTCGTCGTCGTGCCTGCACGGACTGCGGCAAGCGCTTCAGCACGGTTGAGCTCATGCAGCTCACGGTGCTCAAGCGTTCGGGTGCCAGCGAGCCCTTCAACCGCGACAAGGCGGTCCAGGGTGTGCGCAAGGCGTGCAAGGGGCGTCCCGTCACCGAGGACCAGCTGGCCTGCCTGGGCCAGGAGGTGGAGATCGCCCTGCGTTCCACCGGTTCTGCCGAGATCCAGGCCCATGAGGTGGGCCTGGCAATCCTGGCCCCCCTCCGCGACCTCGACGAGGTCGCCTACCTCCGGTTCGCCTCCGTCTACCGCGCCTTCGAGAGCGCGGCTGACTTCGAGGCGGAGATCGCCGTCATGCGTGCCGAGCGCAGCGCTGACGTCGTCCCCACCGGATAA
- the hflX gene encoding GTPase HflX: MTNEKNFTLADELAATRAWDDDKDLDALEPLDDVDEDGSDDFVSGYVDEPDPELNEATAGEMDLAERYALKRAAGLRTELEDITEVEYRQLRLERVVLVGVWTEGTVADAENSMAELAALAETAGSEVLEALYQRRQRPDPATYIGRGKVEGLAEIVKATGADTVICDGELAPSQLRNLEDRLKVKVVDRTALILDIFAQHAKSKEGQAQVELAQLSYMKQRLRGWGGNLSRQAGGRVSGGEGIGGRGPGETKIETDRRRINDRIAKLRRELKGMSKVRETKRSKRRGNKVPSVAIAGYTNAGKSSLINRLTDAGLLVEDALFATLDPTTRRTTTSDGRVYTMSDTVGFVRHLPHQLVEAFRSTLEEVGEADLILHVVDGSHPDPEGQLAAVREVFAEIEADKIPEIVVINKADAADPLTLARLRQREPHSMVVSARTGEGIPELLQLVEEELPHPDIEFEALLPYDRGDLLNKLHQHGEIATLEHTGEGTHVSGRVNADLAGELQEYAV, from the coding sequence ATGACGAACGAGAAGAACTTCACCCTTGCAGACGAGCTCGCCGCCACCCGCGCCTGGGACGACGACAAGGACCTCGACGCGCTCGAGCCCCTGGATGACGTTGACGAGGACGGGTCGGACGACTTCGTCTCCGGGTATGTCGACGAGCCCGACCCGGAGCTGAACGAGGCGACCGCCGGCGAGATGGACCTCGCCGAGCGCTACGCGCTGAAGCGCGCTGCGGGGCTGCGGACCGAGCTCGAGGACATCACCGAGGTCGAGTACCGCCAGCTGCGTCTGGAGCGGGTCGTCCTGGTGGGCGTCTGGACCGAGGGCACCGTGGCGGACGCCGAGAACTCCATGGCCGAGCTCGCCGCACTCGCCGAGACTGCCGGCTCGGAGGTCCTGGAGGCGCTCTACCAGCGCCGCCAGCGCCCGGACCCGGCCACCTACATCGGTCGCGGGAAGGTCGAGGGGCTGGCCGAGATCGTCAAGGCCACCGGCGCTGACACGGTCATCTGCGACGGAGAGCTCGCGCCCAGCCAGCTGAGGAACCTCGAGGACCGGCTCAAGGTGAAGGTCGTCGACCGCACCGCCCTGATCCTCGACATCTTCGCCCAGCACGCGAAGTCGAAGGAGGGCCAGGCCCAGGTTGAGCTGGCCCAGCTGAGCTACATGAAGCAGCGCCTGCGCGGATGGGGTGGCAACCTGTCGCGCCAGGCCGGTGGACGGGTCTCCGGCGGTGAGGGCATCGGTGGCCGCGGCCCCGGTGAGACGAAGATCGAGACCGACCGTCGTCGCATCAACGACCGGATCGCCAAGCTGCGTCGTGAGCTCAAGGGCATGTCGAAGGTCCGCGAGACCAAGCGCTCCAAGCGGCGCGGCAACAAGGTGCCGAGCGTCGCGATCGCCGGTTACACCAACGCCGGCAAGTCCTCGCTGATCAACCGGCTCACCGACGCCGGCCTCCTCGTCGAGGACGCCCTCTTCGCGACGCTGGACCCGACGACGCGGCGTACGACCACCAGCGACGGACGCGTCTACACGATGAGCGACACCGTCGGGTTCGTGCGCCACCTGCCGCACCAGCTGGTCGAGGCCTTCCGCTCGACGCTGGAGGAGGTCGGCGAGGCCGACCTGATCCTGCACGTGGTCGACGGCTCCCACCCCGACCCGGAAGGCCAGCTGGCCGCGGTGCGGGAGGTCTTCGCCGAGATCGAGGCCGACAAGATCCCCGAGATCGTCGTGATCAACAAGGCCGATGCCGCCGACCCGTTGACGCTGGCCCGCCTGCGTCAGCGCGAGCCGCACAGCATGGTGGTCTCCGCCAGGACCGGCGAGGGGATTCCCGAGCTGCTGCAGCTGGTCGAGGAGGAGCTGCCCCACCCCGACATCGAGTTCGAGGCCCTGCTGCCCTACGACCGTGGCGACCTGCTCAACAAGCTGCACCAGCACGGCGAGATCGCCACGCTGGAGCACACCGGGGAGGGCACCCACGTCTCCGGACGCGTCAACGCCGACCTGGCGGGCGAGCTGCAGGAGTACGCAGTCTGA
- a CDS encoding LysM peptidoglycan-binding domain-containing protein, translated as MTSIATHATIPASPLGQVRLTRRGRVVVVLAALVLALVVGIALSGVSSASEEAGAARATEVVVVNEGDTLWGIAAEVAEDGEVRSMITEIRELNDLDSSVVTLGQKIHVPVAG; from the coding sequence ATGACCAGCATCGCCACCCACGCCACCATCCCGGCCTCGCCGCTCGGTCAGGTCCGGTTGACCCGTCGGGGCCGTGTCGTCGTCGTGCTGGCCGCCCTGGTCCTTGCGCTGGTCGTCGGCATCGCTCTCAGCGGTGTCTCCTCGGCGAGCGAGGAGGCCGGCGCCGCTCGCGCCACTGAGGTGGTCGTGGTCAACGAGGGCGACACCCTGTGGGGCATCGCCGCCGAAGTCGCCGAGGACGGCGAGGTCCGCTCGATGATCACCGAGATCCGCGAGCTCAACGACCTCGACTCGTCCGTGGTCACCCTGGGCCAGAAGATCCACGTCCCCGTCGCCGGCTGA
- the secD gene encoding protein translocase subunit SecD: MSRAAWIRFVLVLGLLAGCAALALNKEPTLGLDLKGGVSVTLQTYDSPNGTKANAENTDRTKAVLEQRVNALGLSEPNIVRSGENRIIVELPGVKDADEAAEQLGQTAQLTVHPVVAGSITDKDQKPSKKGNRIVESDTPGEGYLEIGPTALEGEDITGAQPGQPQGTEWVVDVDFSRAGSKKFSDLSAAAACAEGDQRRIAIVLDNKVISAPEVQVPCGSSIQGGTQISGGFTVDEVNELAALIEGGSLPLEVKPIDVRFAGPTLGKQAIDDSIWAGVVGIALTGLFIVAVYRFVGLMATLALASYALLAYAMLIALGSTLTLPGLAGFVLAIGMAIDANVLVFERAREEYAAYPSAGLRRALMVGFNKAWSAIIDSNVTTLLAAGLLFFLGSGPIKGFGVTLTIGVIASMISALIIARVLTEVGVSNKWISKHPAVTGIGDIGRVRKWLDRKNPDLMKGRRNWLALSGVVTVIALSGIFVNGLNLGVEFAGGRVLEYSTQKTVTADDAREALANADVNDVASVQETDGGKILVRTGTISGEEAQQVQDVIATIGGTADLERDEKISASFGKELRDRALIAFGVAFLAQLLYLAVRFKWTFGVSAVIAMMHDVAIVVGLFAWLGKPIDGIFLAAAMTIIGLSVNDTVVVFDRIRERWRGSKPTDTFAAQANKAAVETLPRTVNTGLGTMFILAALAIIGGDSLRDFSIALLVGLVVGTYSSVFVATPLVTYLQQKWPMAKEKAQKATIERDDSGAVV; the protein is encoded by the coding sequence ATGTCTCGTGCTGCTTGGATTCGCTTCGTGCTGGTGCTCGGCCTCCTGGCCGGCTGTGCTGCGCTGGCGCTCAACAAGGAACCCACCCTGGGCCTCGACCTGAAGGGTGGCGTCTCGGTCACCCTCCAGACCTACGACTCGCCCAACGGGACGAAGGCCAACGCGGAGAACACCGACCGCACCAAGGCCGTCCTCGAGCAGCGCGTCAACGCCCTCGGCCTCTCCGAGCCCAACATCGTCCGCTCCGGTGAGAACCGCATCATCGTCGAGCTCCCGGGCGTCAAGGACGCCGACGAGGCGGCCGAGCAGCTGGGCCAGACGGCACAGTTGACCGTCCACCCGGTCGTGGCGGGTTCGATCACCGACAAGGACCAGAAGCCCTCCAAGAAGGGCAACAGGATCGTCGAGAGCGACACCCCGGGTGAGGGCTACCTCGAGATCGGCCCCACCGCCCTGGAGGGTGAGGACATCACCGGCGCCCAGCCCGGTCAGCCGCAGGGCACCGAATGGGTCGTCGACGTCGACTTCAGCCGCGCGGGCTCGAAGAAGTTCAGTGACCTCTCCGCTGCTGCCGCCTGCGCCGAGGGCGACCAGCGCCGCATCGCGATCGTGCTCGACAACAAGGTGATCTCCGCCCCCGAGGTGCAGGTCCCGTGTGGCTCCTCCATCCAGGGCGGCACCCAGATCAGTGGCGGCTTCACCGTCGACGAGGTCAACGAGCTCGCGGCCCTGATCGAGGGTGGTTCGCTGCCCCTCGAGGTCAAGCCGATCGACGTCCGTTTCGCCGGCCCGACCCTGGGCAAGCAGGCCATCGACGACTCCATCTGGGCCGGTGTCGTCGGTATCGCCCTCACCGGGCTCTTCATCGTCGCCGTCTACCGCTTCGTCGGCCTGATGGCCACCCTGGCGCTCGCGTCGTACGCCCTGCTCGCCTACGCGATGCTGATCGCGCTGGGGTCGACGCTGACACTGCCCGGCCTCGCCGGATTCGTGCTCGCGATCGGCATGGCGATCGACGCCAACGTACTCGTCTTCGAGCGCGCCCGGGAGGAGTACGCCGCGTACCCCTCCGCCGGGCTGCGTCGCGCCCTGATGGTCGGCTTCAACAAGGCGTGGAGCGCGATCATCGACTCCAACGTCACCACGCTGCTCGCAGCCGGCCTGCTCTTCTTCCTCGGCTCCGGACCCATCAAGGGCTTCGGTGTCACCCTGACCATCGGTGTCATCGCCTCGATGATCTCCGCGCTGATCATCGCGCGGGTGCTGACCGAGGTCGGTGTCTCCAACAAGTGGATCTCCAAGCACCCCGCGGTCACCGGCATCGGTGACATCGGCCGGGTGCGCAAGTGGCTCGACCGCAAGAACCCCGACCTGATGAAGGGGCGCCGCAACTGGCTGGCCCTGTCCGGTGTCGTCACCGTCATCGCGCTGTCGGGCATCTTCGTCAACGGCCTCAACCTCGGCGTCGAGTTCGCCGGTGGCCGGGTCCTGGAGTACTCCACGCAGAAGACGGTGACCGCCGACGACGCGCGTGAGGCGTTGGCCAACGCCGACGTCAACGACGTGGCCTCGGTCCAGGAGACCGACGGCGGCAAGATCCTCGTCCGCACCGGCACCATCTCCGGTGAGGAGGCGCAGCAGGTGCAGGACGTCATCGCCACGATCGGCGGCACGGCCGACCTCGAGCGCGACGAGAAGATCAGTGCGTCCTTCGGCAAGGAGCTGCGCGACCGGGCGCTGATCGCCTTCGGCGTGGCGTTCCTGGCGCAGCTGCTCTACCTCGCCGTCCGCTTCAAGTGGACCTTCGGTGTCTCCGCCGTGATCGCGATGATGCACGACGTCGCCATCGTGGTCGGCCTCTTCGCGTGGCTCGGCAAGCCCATCGACGGCATCTTCCTGGCCGCGGCCATGACCATCATCGGTCTGTCCGTCAACGACACGGTCGTCGTCTTCGACCGCATCCGCGAACGCTGGCGGGGCTCCAAGCCGACCGACACCTTCGCCGCGCAGGCCAACAAGGCGGCGGTGGAGACGCTCCCGCGCACGGTCAACACCGGTCTGGGCACGATGTTCATCCTGGCGGCCCTGGCGATCATCGGTGGCGACTCGCTGCGCGACTTCTCGATCGCCCTGCTGGTCGGTCTGGTCGTCGGTACCTACAGCTCGGTCTTCGTGGCGACGCCACTGGTCACCTACCTGCAGCAGAAGTGGCCGATGGCGAAGGAGAAGGCCCAGAAGGCCACGATCGAGCGCGACGACTCGGGCGCCGTCGTCTGA
- the lexA gene encoding transcriptional repressor LexA: protein MPKSSGDTGKVVSLPDGPPDATGLTTRQQLVLTTIQEALETRGYPPSMREIGTAVGLTSSSSVAHQLKTLEEKGFLKRDPNRPRALQVFLPESMAASRAVSSADESEFDPTGVGDAAPAATYVPVVGRIAAGGPILAEERVEDVFPLPKQLVGEGTLFLLEVSGDSMVDAAICNGDYVVIRQQPDAVNGDIVAAMIDGEATVKTFQRKDGHVWLLPHNAAYEPIDGTHATILGKVTAVLRSL from the coding sequence ATGCCCAAGTCCAGCGGCGACACCGGCAAGGTCGTGTCCCTGCCCGACGGCCCTCCTGACGCGACGGGCCTCACCACCCGGCAGCAGCTGGTCCTGACGACGATCCAGGAGGCACTGGAGACCCGGGGCTACCCGCCGAGCATGCGCGAGATCGGCACGGCCGTCGGCCTCACCAGCTCCAGCAGCGTGGCCCACCAGCTCAAGACGCTGGAGGAGAAGGGTTTCCTCAAGCGTGACCCCAACCGGCCGCGCGCCCTCCAGGTCTTCCTGCCGGAGTCGATGGCGGCCTCCCGCGCCGTCTCCAGCGCCGACGAGTCGGAGTTCGACCCCACCGGCGTCGGCGACGCCGCCCCTGCGGCGACGTACGTGCCCGTGGTCGGTCGCATCGCGGCCGGTGGTCCGATCCTGGCTGAGGAGCGCGTCGAGGACGTCTTCCCGCTGCCCAAGCAGCTGGTGGGCGAGGGCACGCTCTTCCTGCTCGAGGTCTCCGGCGACTCGATGGTCGACGCCGCCATCTGCAACGGCGACTACGTCGTCATCCGTCAGCAGCCCGACGCGGTCAACGGCGACATCGTCGCCGCGATGATCGACGGCGAGGCCACGGTGAAGACCTTCCAGCGCAAGGACGGCCACGTGTGGCTGCTCCCGCACAACGCGGCGTACGAGCCCATCGACGGCACGCACGCCACCATCCTGGGCAAGGTCACCGCGGTCCTGCGCAGCCTCTGA
- the miaA gene encoding tRNA (adenosine(37)-N6)-dimethylallyltransferase MiaA, with amino-acid sequence MSLPPIVAVVGATAAGKTGLSLDLAELLDGEVVNTDAMQVYRGMDIGTAKLPPAQRRGIAHHLLDLMEVTESASVAEFQQLARARIAEIRGRGRTPVLVGGSALYVRAVLDQFEFPGTDETLRLRLEDELAQVGPAEMHRRLAAVDPEAAAGILAENGRRIVRALEVVELTGRPYSATLPRLEYVDPLTVQVGVDIDRPTLDARIEQRVEEMFAEGFVEEVEGLLARGLAQGRTAAMAIGYREVAAHLAGELDLAQAKERTVIATRRFARRQDSWFRKDDRITWVPFDAPDRVDRAVAAVRSLAEGRDGK; translated from the coding sequence ATGAGCCTGCCGCCGATCGTCGCCGTGGTCGGTGCGACGGCGGCTGGCAAGACCGGTCTCTCGCTCGACCTGGCCGAGCTGCTCGACGGCGAGGTGGTCAACACCGACGCCATGCAGGTCTACCGCGGCATGGACATCGGCACGGCCAAGCTCCCGCCCGCCCAGCGCCGCGGCATCGCCCACCACCTCCTGGACCTGATGGAGGTGACCGAGTCGGCGAGCGTGGCGGAGTTCCAGCAGCTCGCCCGCGCGCGCATCGCGGAGATCCGGGGGCGCGGGCGTACGCCGGTGCTCGTCGGCGGCTCCGCGCTCTACGTGCGCGCGGTGCTGGACCAGTTCGAGTTCCCCGGCACCGACGAGACCCTCCGCCTCCGGCTGGAGGACGAGCTGGCGCAGGTCGGCCCGGCCGAGATGCACCGTCGTCTGGCCGCGGTCGACCCTGAGGCGGCCGCCGGGATCCTGGCCGAGAACGGCCGGCGCATCGTGCGCGCCCTCGAGGTCGTCGAGCTGACCGGTCGCCCCTACAGCGCCACGCTCCCGCGCCTGGAGTACGTCGACCCCCTGACGGTGCAGGTGGGGGTCGACATCGATCGACCCACCCTTGACGCACGGATCGAGCAGCGCGTGGAGGAGATGTTCGCCGAGGGGTTCGTCGAGGAGGTCGAGGGCCTGCTCGCGCGAGGGCTGGCGCAGGGGCGTACGGCCGCCATGGCGATCGGCTACCGCGAGGTGGCGGCCCACCTGGCCGGCGAGCTCGACCTGGCGCAGGCCAAGGAGCGCACGGTCATCGCGACCCGGCGCTTCGCCCGGCGCCAGGACTCATGGTTCCGCAAGGACGACCGGATCACCTGGGTGCCCTTCGACGCCCCCGATCGCGTCGACCGCGCCGTGGCAGCGGTGCGGTCGCTGGCCGAGGGGCGCGACGGGAAATGA